A DNA window from Staphylococcus warneri contains the following coding sequences:
- the tyrS gene encoding tyrosine--tRNA ligase, which yields MTNALIEDLKWRGLIYQQTDEAGIEELLNKEQVTLYCGADPTADSLHIGHLLPFLTLRRFQEHGHRPIVLIGGGTGMIGDPSGKSEERVLQTEEQVEANVQGISNQMHKLFEFGTDKGAVLVNNKDWLGQISLISFLRDYGKHVGVNYMLGKDSIQTRLEHGISYTEFTYTILQAIDFGHLNRELNCKIQVGGSDQWGNITSGIELMRRMYGQTEAYGLTIPLVTKSDGKKFGKSESGAVWLDADKTSPYEFYQFWINQSDEDVIKFLKYFTFLSKEEINQLEQSKEEAPHKREAQKALAENVTRFIHGEDALNDAIRISQALFSGDLKSLSAKELKEGFKDVPQVELSKNTTNIIDALIETGIGSSKRQAREDVNNGAIYINGERQQDVNYELTDEDKIEGAFTIIRRGKKKYFMVNYK from the coding sequence ATGACAAATGCATTAATAGAAGATTTAAAGTGGCGTGGCTTGATTTATCAACAAACAGATGAAGCGGGAATAGAGGAATTATTAAATAAAGAACAAGTAACGCTTTATTGCGGTGCAGACCCAACTGCTGATAGTTTACATATTGGTCATTTACTTCCATTCTTAACATTAAGACGTTTCCAAGAACACGGCCATCGTCCAATTGTTTTAATCGGTGGCGGTACAGGTATGATTGGAGATCCATCAGGTAAATCAGAAGAACGTGTGTTACAAACAGAAGAACAAGTAGAAGCCAATGTGCAGGGTATTAGTAATCAAATGCATAAATTATTTGAATTTGGTACCGATAAAGGAGCAGTATTAGTAAATAATAAAGACTGGTTAGGTCAAATTTCATTAATTAGTTTTTTACGTGATTATGGTAAGCATGTCGGTGTCAATTACATGTTAGGTAAAGATTCTATTCAAACTCGTTTAGAACATGGTATTTCATATACTGAATTTACGTACACTATTTTACAGGCTATCGATTTCGGTCACTTGAATCGTGAATTAAATTGTAAAATTCAAGTCGGTGGTTCAGACCAATGGGGTAACATTACAAGTGGTATCGAATTGATGAGACGTATGTATGGCCAAACTGAAGCTTATGGATTAACAATTCCTTTAGTAACAAAATCTGATGGCAAGAAATTCGGAAAGTCAGAATCAGGTGCTGTTTGGCTAGATGCTGATAAAACAAGCCCATATGAATTTTATCAATTTTGGATTAATCAATCAGATGAAGATGTGATCAAGTTCTTAAAATACTTTACATTCTTGAGTAAAGAAGAAATCAATCAGTTAGAACAATCTAAAGAAGAAGCACCTCACAAACGTGAAGCTCAAAAAGCTTTAGCTGAAAATGTGACACGTTTTATCCATGGTGAGGATGCCCTGAATGATGCGATTAGAATTTCACAAGCATTATTTAGCGGGGATTTAAAATCTTTATCAGCGAAAGAATTAAAAGAAGGTTTTAAAGACGTACCTCAAGTTGAATTATCTAAGAATACAACTAATATTATTGATGCATTGATTGAAACAGGGATTGGATCATCTAAACGTCAAGCCCGTGAAGATGTTAATAATGGTGCGATATATATTAATGGTGAACGCCAACAAGATGTTAACTACGAATTAACTGATGAAGATAAAATCGAAGGTGCGTTTACGATTATTCGTAGAGGTAAAAAGAAATACTTCATGGTTAACTACAAATAA
- a CDS encoding MarR family winged helix-turn-helix transcriptional regulator yields the protein MNKEEVIMTGLRNMFNKIAWLNKSEMQEALKDYKSSEVHCIEAIHELDNPNVRSLTEQLFMTRGAISKLTKRLQSKKLVESYQNEHNKKEIYFRLTPKGQQVYHTHQQLHAKFDARDQDVFESLTQQEFESIQHFIEKYNQHLDKEIKNKRLQH from the coding sequence GTGAATAAAGAAGAAGTCATCATGACAGGGTTACGCAATATGTTTAATAAAATAGCGTGGTTAAATAAAAGTGAAATGCAAGAGGCATTAAAAGATTATAAGTCTAGTGAAGTGCATTGCATTGAAGCGATACACGAATTAGATAATCCTAACGTTAGAAGTTTAACGGAACAGCTATTTATGACTAGAGGTGCAATTAGTAAATTAACGAAACGATTACAATCTAAAAAGTTAGTTGAAAGTTATCAAAATGAGCATAACAAAAAAGAAATTTATTTTCGACTTACGCCTAAAGGACAACAAGTATATCACACACATCAACAACTTCATGCAAAATTTGATGCACGAGATCAAGACGTTTTTGAAAGTTTAACACAACAAGAGTTCGAAAGCATTCAACATTTTATAGAAAAGTATAATCAACATTTGGATAAAGAAATTAAAAATAAAAGACTACAACATTAA
- a CDS encoding DHA2 family efflux MFS transporter permease subunit: MKETQHQIPKETMNAAWAIAIGAIAPMLDSTMINIGIQQLNQTFHTNIDIVQWGITGYILALAIAIPFSGWLMNHFNSKYTFIIAMLVFGITSLFVGISSSVSIFILFRIFQGFSAGVITSLMFTLLVKTAGQDHIGKVMAIVSTPMIFGPILGPTLGGFIIHLASWRWMFFINIVVSLISVLLMMKYVPSFKPFDKHKKLDICGILLLGITSATLIYGISLAGTIGSFMDSKVMTFICIGVAAIVVYIFYNKLCHFNTVLPLNLFKSKTYSASMTGLLLANVGIMGPMVILPLYFQEFKGYSAIGAALALIPQGIGMLITRPYIGTSIDRIGAKKVIYISIVIAILGTIPLIFVDDESSIAWLSFILFIRGCSVGGINLGLMADAYKGVSQNQLSEAGVGINMIENIGASFGTAIIATVVASNLSMRHSHHEMSHSIVGFHEGFLVSMIAIILILIPTYYLGENKTGMDEN; encoded by the coding sequence ATGAAAGAGACACAACATCAGATACCAAAAGAAACAATGAATGCGGCATGGGCAATAGCGATTGGAGCCATTGCACCTATGTTAGATTCAACTATGATTAATATTGGTATACAACAACTTAATCAAACATTTCATACTAATATAGATATCGTTCAATGGGGAATTACTGGATATATTTTAGCACTTGCTATAGCTATTCCTTTTTCAGGGTGGTTAATGAATCATTTTAATAGTAAATATACTTTTATTATAGCTATGCTAGTTTTTGGTATTACTTCATTATTTGTAGGAATCAGTTCGTCAGTGAGTATATTTATTCTATTTAGAATCTTTCAAGGATTTAGTGCGGGAGTTATTACATCACTTATGTTTACCTTACTGGTAAAGACTGCTGGACAAGATCATATAGGGAAGGTTATGGCAATCGTCAGTACACCTATGATCTTTGGACCAATTCTCGGCCCTACATTAGGTGGATTTATTATTCATTTAGCCTCATGGCGGTGGATGTTTTTTATTAACATAGTAGTTTCACTCATTTCTGTACTACTCATGATGAAATATGTACCATCATTCAAACCATTTGATAAGCATAAAAAATTAGATATATGTGGAATTCTCTTATTAGGCATTACGAGTGCAACATTGATTTATGGTATCAGTCTAGCTGGGACGATAGGTTCATTTATGGATAGTAAAGTTATGACATTTATATGCATTGGAGTGGCAGCTATTGTTGTTTATATTTTTTATAACAAACTATGCCATTTTAATACGGTACTACCTTTAAATTTGTTTAAAAGTAAAACGTATTCAGCCTCTATGACAGGATTATTATTAGCTAATGTAGGCATTATGGGGCCGATGGTTATTCTACCTTTATACTTTCAAGAATTTAAAGGTTACTCCGCTATTGGTGCAGCACTAGCGCTAATTCCTCAAGGCATAGGTATGTTAATCACACGACCATATATCGGAACATCTATTGACCGGATAGGGGCCAAAAAAGTTATATATATTAGTATCGTGATTGCTATTCTAGGCACAATTCCATTGATATTTGTTGATGATGAATCATCTATTGCATGGTTGTCGTTCATTTTATTTATTCGTGGATGTAGTGTTGGTGGTATCAATTTAGGTTTAATGGCCGATGCCTACAAAGGTGTTTCTCAGAATCAGTTATCTGAAGCTGGCGTAGGAATTAACATGATTGAAAATATCGGTGCAAGTTTTGGTACAGCAATCATAGCAACTGTTGTAGCTTCTAATTTATCCATGAGACATAGTCATCATGAAATGAGTCATTCAATTGTGGGCTTTCATGAAGGTTTTCTAGTTTCAATGATTGCGATTATACTCATTTTAATTCCAACTTATTACTTAGGTGAAAATAAAACAGGTATGGATGAAAACTAA
- a CDS encoding S1C family serine protease, with amino-acid sequence MNQSFDSNNQPSRYNKPKFPWFKTILVALIAGIIGALLVLGIGKLLDHTIFNQNGATVNEASNSKGGNQLDGKSDKYSSVHEMIKDVSPAIVGVINMQKSTNLDDLLNGKTSKPEEAGIGSGVIYQISDGSAYIVTNNHVIDGASEIKVQLHNSKQVKAKLVGKDAVTDIAVLKINNTKGIKAIDFANSSKVQTGDSVFAMGNPLGLEFANSVTSGIISANERTIDANTTGGNTKVNVLQTDAAINPGNSGGALVDINGNLVGINSMKIASEQVEGIGFAIPSNEVKVTIEQLVKHGKIERPSIGIGLINLNDIPDSYKKELNTDSQSGVYVAKVDHDSDLKKGDIITKVDGKSVKEDTDLRTYLYENKKPGEHVKLTIIRDGKTETIDVKLKKQVQTSSEKQSQFAE; translated from the coding sequence ATGAATCAATCCTTTGATTCTAACAATCAGCCATCTCGATATAATAAACCTAAGTTTCCTTGGTTTAAAACTATACTCGTTGCATTAATAGCAGGTATCATAGGTGCATTACTTGTATTGGGTATTGGTAAACTACTAGATCATACCATTTTCAATCAAAATGGTGCCACTGTTAATGAAGCTTCTAATAGTAAAGGTGGTAACCAATTGGATGGTAAAAGTGATAAATATAGTTCAGTTCATGAGATGATTAAAGATGTATCACCAGCAATTGTAGGTGTTATTAATATGCAAAAGTCAACGAACTTGGACGATTTACTGAATGGAAAGACATCTAAGCCTGAAGAAGCTGGTATTGGATCAGGAGTTATCTATCAAATAAGTGATGGTTCAGCATATATCGTTACCAATAATCACGTTATCGATGGTGCTTCTGAGATTAAGGTTCAGTTACACAATTCTAAACAAGTTAAAGCAAAATTAGTTGGTAAAGACGCAGTCACTGATATTGCCGTATTAAAAATTAATAATACGAAAGGTATCAAAGCTATAGACTTTGCTAATTCATCTAAAGTACAAACAGGTGATAGTGTATTTGCTATGGGTAACCCTCTAGGCCTAGAATTTGCTAATTCAGTTACTTCAGGTATTATTTCAGCAAATGAACGTACTATTGATGCAAATACCACTGGTGGAAATACAAAAGTAAATGTACTTCAAACTGATGCAGCAATTAACCCTGGTAACTCTGGAGGTGCCTTGGTAGATATCAACGGTAATTTAGTTGGCATAAACTCTATGAAAATAGCCTCAGAACAAGTTGAGGGAATTGGATTCGCTATACCAAGTAACGAAGTCAAAGTTACCATTGAACAATTAGTTAAACACGGTAAAATAGAACGCCCTTCTATAGGTATCGGATTAATTAATTTAAACGATATTCCAGATTCATATAAGAAGGAATTAAATACGGATAGTCAATCTGGCGTATATGTAGCTAAAGTTGATCATGATAGTGACTTGAAAAAAGGAGATATTATCACTAAGGTAGACGGAAAATCAGTAAAAGAAGACACAGATTTACGAACATACCTATATGAGAATAAGAAACCAGGTGAACACGTTAAATTGACGATTATTCGAGATGGTAAAACTGAAACAATCGATGTGAAACTGAAGAAACAAGTTCAGACTTCTTCAGAAAAACAAAGTCAATTTGCAGAATAA
- a CDS encoding lysophospholipid acyltransferase family protein, with product MYKVISSILYFILVKLGKSLFVIGTENIPKDNQYVVTCTHESYNEVIMLGMAIYPKQIHYMAKKELFSNKWGGKFLTALNAFPVDRENPGPSTLKRPIKLLKENKTVGIFPTGHRTSAEGAPLKRGAATIAMLGKAPILPAAYVGPKKLHGLVTGQALIKFGEPIDTSNLPKDLKRNEKVDYLTKEIERQTTALQKELNELAKNL from the coding sequence ATGTATAAAGTGATTAGTAGTATCTTGTATTTTATTTTAGTAAAGTTAGGTAAATCTTTATTTGTTATAGGTACAGAAAATATACCAAAAGACAATCAATATGTTGTGACTTGTACACATGAAAGTTATAACGAAGTGATTATGTTAGGTATGGCTATTTATCCAAAGCAAATTCATTATATGGCTAAAAAAGAACTATTTAGTAATAAATGGGGCGGTAAATTTTTAACTGCATTAAATGCATTTCCGGTTGATAGAGAAAATCCAGGGCCAAGTACATTAAAAAGACCGATTAAATTATTAAAAGAAAACAAAACAGTTGGCATATTCCCAACTGGTCATAGAACATCTGCAGAAGGTGCACCATTAAAACGAGGTGCGGCAACAATAGCCATGTTAGGTAAAGCACCTATATTACCTGCAGCATATGTAGGTCCAAAAAAATTACATGGGCTCGTTACTGGGCAAGCATTAATAAAGTTTGGTGAACCTATTGATACAAGTAATTTACCAAAAGACTTAAAAAGAAATGAAAAAGTAGATTACTTAACAAAAGAAATCGAACGCCAAACAACAGCATTGCAAAAAGAATTAAATGAATTAGCTAAAAATTTATAA
- the nagE gene encoding N-acetylglucosamine-specific PTS transporter subunit IIBC — translation MFKFFQNLGRSLMLPVAVLPAAAIIVGIGNALNALHALPQVAQFFVAVGTTILEQLGILFAIGVAIGMAKKNDGAVALAAALGFFVVTKVLSPDKLAPILHVKPSSLGEAFDKMDNGNVFVGIIIGLIAAYTYNRFSETELPLALSFFSGKRLVPILTAFFCTFIAVILLFVWPVVYNAIVTFGTWIVGMGPFGAFIYGVANRLLIPTGLHHALNTVFWFDTIGINDIGKFQTGKDAVHGITGRYQAGFFPIMMFGMPAAALAMYHTAKTSQQKQVYGWFLGSAIAAFFVGVTEPIEFAFMFVAPILYVIHALLTGLSLFIAATFHWTAGFSFSAGLIDYVLSLINPVANHPLMLLVQGVVFFILYYVIFRFVIQVFNLNTIGRGDNELVDPTDEDAIEKENADTKQSSGSKYSKSAAQILDGLGGAQNITTLTNCATRLRLELEDNAIIDEQKIKNAGAVGVTKSGKHSTQVIIGTHVQQVADEIEKQMEA, via the coding sequence ATGTTTAAATTTTTTCAGAATTTAGGTCGTTCACTTATGTTACCAGTTGCTGTATTACCAGCTGCTGCTATTATTGTTGGTATAGGTAACGCGCTTAACGCTTTGCATGCCTTACCTCAAGTGGCTCAATTCTTTGTTGCAGTAGGAACTACTATTCTTGAGCAACTAGGTATATTATTTGCTATAGGTGTTGCAATAGGTATGGCAAAGAAGAATGATGGTGCAGTCGCATTAGCTGCAGCATTAGGCTTTTTTGTAGTAACCAAAGTATTATCACCAGATAAATTAGCACCAATATTGCATGTTAAGCCATCTTCATTAGGTGAAGCATTTGACAAGATGGATAACGGCAACGTATTTGTTGGTATCATTATTGGTCTTATTGCGGCTTATACCTATAATCGATTTAGTGAGACAGAGTTACCACTCGCATTATCATTTTTCAGTGGTAAACGTCTGGTACCTATACTAACCGCATTTTTCTGTACATTTATAGCTGTTATTCTATTATTTGTATGGCCAGTTGTATATAATGCTATTGTGACGTTTGGTACTTGGATTGTAGGTATGGGGCCATTTGGCGCATTTATTTATGGTGTAGCCAACCGTTTATTAATTCCAACGGGTTTACATCATGCATTAAATACAGTATTTTGGTTTGATACAATTGGAATCAATGATATTGGTAAGTTCCAAACAGGTAAAGATGCTGTACATGGTATTACTGGTCGTTACCAAGCAGGGTTCTTCCCAATTATGATGTTCGGTATGCCTGCTGCAGCACTAGCAATGTATCATACAGCTAAAACATCTCAACAAAAACAAGTATATGGTTGGTTCCTAGGAAGTGCGATTGCTGCCTTTTTCGTAGGTGTTACAGAGCCAATTGAATTTGCATTTATGTTTGTTGCACCTATATTATATGTTATTCATGCATTGTTAACTGGATTATCATTATTTATTGCTGCTACTTTCCACTGGACAGCAGGATTTTCATTTAGTGCAGGACTCATTGATTATGTGTTATCTCTAATTAATCCTGTAGCCAATCATCCTTTAATGCTATTAGTTCAGGGTGTGGTATTCTTCATTTTATATTATGTCATCTTTAGATTTGTAATACAGGTCTTTAATTTAAATACAATTGGACGAGGTGACAATGAATTAGTTGATCCAACTGATGAGGATGCTATTGAAAAAGAAAATGCTGATACTAAACAAAGTAGTGGAAGTAAATATAGTAAATCAGCTGCACAAATTCTTGATGGTTTGGGTGGCGCTCAAAATATTACAACATTGACAAATTGTGCGACAAGACTCAGATTAGAGCTTGAAGACAATGCTATCATTGATGAACAAAAAATTAAAAACGCAGGTGCTGTAGGTGTGACTAAGAGTGGTAAACATTCTACTCAAGTCATCATTGGTACTCATGTGCAGCAAGTTGCAGACGAGATAGAGAAGCAAATGGAAGCATAA
- a CDS encoding HAD family hydrolase — protein sequence MKSVLFDVDGVFLSEERCFDVSALTVYELLMDQMYLGLKPDIDLSLLKNEDIARIRSDIFVNDEVLKKLKSLGLNSNWDMLYIVFSLHFIQILKELSSNEVEKILQYQQISGNLLQEIGQLIKFDDQIDYPLPLKFLEHVESGKSNIFTRLQDYARNELNTNQVSFFEFKSPLWQLTQSIYQEWYLGSALFKDVEGYEPYKDNKSGFIHHEILLRPIKEIQHLLNDLQDSGYQIAIATGRPRTETLVPFESLNLLSYFDEMNIVTASEVLKSETMFPEYKPLGKPNPFSYIATLNGNKEEEYFKYITHQNNIVKKEEVFIVGDSLADLLSAKKIGATFIGTLTGLKGENAKKELENNGADYIVNHVGNIRDILL from the coding sequence ATGAAATCAGTATTGTTTGATGTGGATGGTGTATTTTTAAGTGAAGAACGTTGCTTTGATGTGTCAGCTTTAACAGTCTATGAGTTACTTATGGATCAAATGTATTTAGGTTTAAAACCTGACATAGATCTAAGTCTACTTAAAAATGAAGACATTGCTCGAATTAGATCGGATATATTCGTCAATGATGAAGTTTTAAAAAAGTTGAAATCACTTGGTTTAAACTCTAATTGGGATATGCTATATATTGTATTTAGTTTACATTTTATTCAAATATTAAAAGAACTATCATCTAATGAAGTTGAAAAGATACTTCAGTATCAACAGATTAGTGGTAATCTATTACAAGAAATAGGCCAATTGATAAAGTTCGATGATCAGATTGATTACCCATTGCCACTTAAATTTTTAGAACATGTGGAAAGCGGGAAGTCTAATATCTTCACTCGTTTACAAGATTATGCAAGAAATGAATTAAATACAAATCAAGTTTCATTCTTTGAATTTAAAAGTCCACTTTGGCAATTAACACAATCAATATATCAAGAATGGTATTTAGGGTCAGCATTGTTTAAAGATGTTGAAGGTTATGAACCATACAAAGATAATAAAAGTGGTTTTATTCATCATGAAATTTTATTACGTCCTATTAAAGAGATTCAACATCTATTAAATGATTTGCAAGATAGTGGCTATCAAATTGCAATTGCTACAGGTAGACCAAGAACGGAAACACTCGTGCCATTCGAATCACTGAATCTACTATCATATTTTGACGAAATGAATATTGTGACAGCAAGTGAAGTATTAAAATCTGAAACGATGTTTCCTGAATACAAACCTTTAGGGAAGCCGAATCCATTTAGTTATATTGCAACATTAAATGGAAATAAGGAAGAGGAATACTTCAAATATATAACTCATCAAAATAATATAGTTAAAAAAGAGGAAGTATTTATTGTAGGTGATTCACTAGCAGATTTATTAAGTGCGAAGAAAATTGGCGCTACATTTATAGGAACTTTAACTGGATTAAAAGGTGAAAATGCTAAGAAAGAATTAGAAAATAACGGTGCCGATTATATTGTTAATCACGTAGGGAATATAAGAGACATATTATTATAA
- the serA gene encoding phosphoglycerate dehydrogenase, with product MSHKILVSDPISDEGIKSLLEHPDFDVDIYTDLTDEALVKIIPQYDGLIVRSQTQVTDQIITAASNLKVIARAGVGVDNINIEAATLKGILVINAPDGNTISATEHSIAMILAMARNIPQAHQSLKSGKWDRKAFRGTELYKKTLGVIGAGRIGLGVAKRAQSFGMQILAFDPYLTEDKAKSLDIQLATVEEIASKSDFVTVHTPLTPKTKGIVGENFFNLAKPNLQIINVARGGIIDEDALIKALDQSQISRAAIDVFEHEPPLDSPLIKHDKIIVTPHLGASTVEAQEKVAVSVSNEIIDILTKGTVEHAVNAPKMDMNEVDQNVKDYLSLATTIGEFGIQLLEGAPSEVTITYGGDVAKIDTSLISRTVVTHILKDDFADEVNIINALALLNQQDVTYHIEKNKNESGFSNYIELSLSNDKDTIKIGGTVLSGFGPRIVRINNFSLDFKPSQYQIVTCHNDQPGIVGKTGNLLGNKGINIGSMTLGRTNEGGQALMILSIDQPASHALVAELNNAIPFNKIISTKLTL from the coding sequence ATGAGTCATAAAATTTTAGTTTCTGATCCAATTTCAGATGAAGGTATTAAAAGTTTATTAGAACATCCTGATTTTGACGTCGATATTTATACTGATTTAACTGATGAGGCTTTAGTAAAGATAATTCCACAATATGATGGATTAATAGTGAGAAGCCAAACGCAAGTCACAGATCAAATCATTACAGCTGCATCAAATTTAAAAGTAATTGCTAGAGCAGGTGTCGGTGTCGATAATATTAATATAGAGGCTGCAACATTAAAAGGCATTCTAGTCATCAATGCACCTGATGGCAATACTATCTCAGCAACTGAACACTCCATTGCAATGATTTTAGCTATGGCTCGTAATATACCACAAGCCCATCAATCTCTTAAATCTGGAAAATGGGATAGAAAAGCGTTTCGCGGAACAGAATTATATAAGAAAACATTAGGTGTTATAGGTGCAGGTCGTATTGGGTTAGGCGTAGCCAAGCGTGCACAAAGTTTTGGAATGCAAATATTGGCATTCGATCCTTATTTAACAGAAGATAAAGCTAAATCATTAGATATTCAACTAGCTACTGTAGAAGAGATTGCCTCAAAGTCAGATTTTGTAACCGTTCATACGCCATTAACACCTAAAACAAAAGGTATTGTTGGCGAGAACTTCTTTAATCTTGCTAAACCTAATTTACAAATTATTAATGTTGCCCGAGGAGGCATAATTGATGAAGATGCACTTATCAAGGCCTTAGACCAATCTCAAATTTCAAGAGCTGCCATAGATGTATTTGAGCATGAACCGCCTTTAGATTCACCATTAATTAAACATGATAAAATTATAGTGACACCTCACTTAGGTGCATCTACTGTTGAAGCGCAAGAAAAAGTAGCTGTCTCTGTTTCAAATGAAATCATTGATATTTTAACAAAAGGTACCGTAGAACATGCGGTTAACGCACCTAAAATGGACATGAATGAGGTTGACCAAAATGTTAAAGATTACTTATCATTAGCCACTACTATTGGGGAATTCGGTATTCAACTCTTAGAAGGTGCACCAAGTGAAGTTACGATTACTTACGGTGGAGATGTAGCAAAAATAGATACAAGCCTCATCTCAAGAACCGTAGTGACGCATATTTTAAAAGATGACTTTGCAGATGAGGTCAATATTATCAATGCTTTAGCTTTATTAAATCAGCAAGATGTGACCTATCATATTGAAAAAAATAAAAATGAATCAGGTTTTAGTAACTATATAGAATTGTCATTATCTAATGATAAAGACACAATTAAAATCGGCGGTACGGTTTTATCAGGCTTTGGACCAAGAATTGTTAGAATCAATAATTTCTCATTAGATTTCAAACCAAGTCAATATCAAATCGTAACATGTCACAATGATCAACCAGGTATAGTTGGTAAAACAGGCAATTTATTAGGAAATAAAGGTATCAATATTGGTTCAATGACATTAGGCAGAACGAATGAAGGTGGTCAAGCACTCATGATATTATCTATTGACCAACCAGCATCACATGCACTTGTTGCTGAACTTAACAATGCGATACCATTTAATAAGATTATAAGCACTAAATTAACTCTGTAA
- a CDS encoding pyridoxal-phosphate-dependent aminotransferase family protein, with translation MHYYQPLLLTPGPTPVPDEIMSQIQLPMVGHRSSDFETIAENAYSGLKPIFGAQNDVLILTSSGTSVLEASMLNIANLEDHIVIIVSGAFGNRFKQIAETYYKNVHIYDVTWGESVDINSFLDYLKSLNVKVTAIFTQFCETSTGVLHPIHELGQTIKSYDSDIYFVVDGVSCIGAVDVDLVKDHIDVLVSGSQKAIMLPPGLAFVAYNNRAKSRFNEVTTPRFYLDLNKYVDASTKHSTPFTPNVSLFRGVNAYVDLVKHEGLNHVIQRHYMIRDALRVALKALDLKLLVKDDVASPTVTAFIPNSKDELALIKNQLKSRFNITIAGGQGHLKGEILRIGHMGKVSPFDILSVVSALELILTEYRNANYIGKGVTKFMEVIQHES, from the coding sequence ATGCATTATTATCAACCCCTTTTACTTACACCTGGACCAACCCCAGTGCCAGATGAAATTATGTCTCAAATTCAATTACCTATGGTAGGTCATCGTTCATCTGATTTTGAAACAATCGCCGAAAATGCCTACAGTGGCTTAAAACCAATATTCGGTGCCCAAAATGATGTCTTGATATTAACATCGAGTGGCACGAGTGTATTAGAAGCAAGTATGTTAAATATCGCTAATCTTGAAGATCATATTGTCATTATTGTATCCGGCGCCTTTGGTAATCGTTTCAAACAAATAGCTGAAACATATTATAAAAATGTCCATATTTATGATGTTACTTGGGGCGAATCCGTTGATATCAATTCTTTCTTAGATTATCTCAAAAGTTTAAATGTCAAAGTCACTGCTATTTTCACACAATTTTGTGAAACCTCAACTGGTGTATTACACCCGATTCATGAACTTGGACAAACAATTAAATCATATGATTCAGATATCTATTTTGTAGTCGATGGCGTAAGTTGTATTGGTGCTGTTGATGTCGACTTGGTCAAAGACCATATCGACGTTTTAGTGTCAGGTAGTCAAAAAGCAATAATGTTACCACCAGGTTTAGCTTTTGTCGCTTATAATAACAGAGCAAAGTCAAGATTTAATGAAGTGACTACACCAAGATTTTATCTTGATTTAAACAAATACGTAGATGCATCTACGAAACACTCTACACCTTTCACACCTAATGTATCGTTATTTAGAGGTGTAAATGCTTACGTCGATTTAGTAAAACATGAAGGTTTGAACCATGTTATTCAACGTCATTATATGATTCGTGACGCACTACGTGTTGCACTTAAAGCACTTGACCTAAAATTATTAGTTAAAGATGATGTAGCTTCCCCCACTGTTACAGCATTTATTCCAAATTCCAAAGATGAATTGGCATTGATTAAAAATCAACTTAAATCTAGATTTAATATTACTATTGCTGGTGGTCAAGGACATCTTAAAGGTGAAATACTTAGAATTGGTCATATGGGGAAAGTCTCACCATTCGATATTCTATCCGTTGTTTCTGCCTTAGAACTTATTCTTACTGAATATAGAAACGCAAATTATATTGGTAAAGGTGTAACAAAATTTATGGAGGTAATTCAGCATGAGTCATAA